One Tolypothrix bouteillei VB521301 DNA window includes the following coding sequences:
- a CDS encoding endonuclease/exonuclease/phosphatase family protein: MLISSLSSWLHWLMVLMFTSLINIVPFSSDLVNSNNIIYGLENAIAQASDTVRIHDIQGASHTSKLVDETVTDVPGIVTLVLGSGSGRGFYIQDPNQDNDDATSEGIFVFLGNSSIPNPNIGQSVAVTGRVGEFRPGNNTSNLTTTQISANGTGGAVRVIDSLGKINPTIIGVEGRIPPNTAISDDFTAGDRGNVETEGDFEPASEGIDFYESLEGMLVQINNPVAISPTNEFGEIWVLPDNGSNATGRTIRGGSLISSKDFNPERIQIDDAPAISGKSPEVNVGATLGTITGIVDYNFNTYEVLPFSITVNAPSSLTKETTNLTPQGNNLTIATFNVENLDTKIEALDKVNAQQQSNVDDDLGSGKFTALADRIVNNLRSPDIISLEEIQDNTGAEINDGVVEADRTYEELINAIAVSGGPVYDYRQINPVEREDGGQPGGNIRVGFLFNPNRVQFVDRAGGGSTTNTTVNNINGQPELSVSPGRIDPTNPAFNDSRKSLVGEFIFQGQKLFVIANHWNSKGGDQPLYGPNQPPVLTTETQRRQQAQVINDFADKILAVDPKANIVVAGDLNDFEFSEPLNILKGKSGGSGKTVLRNLVETISANERYTYNFQGNAQVLDHILVSQNLFKKLKGYDVVHINSEFVAQDSDHDPSVAQFNLKVSS; encoded by the coding sequence ATGCTTATTTCTTCTTTGTCAAGCTGGCTACATTGGTTGATGGTTCTAATGTTTACTTCTCTGATAAACATTGTTCCTTTTTCTAGCGATCTTGTTAATTCAAATAACATTATCTATGGATTAGAAAATGCGATTGCACAAGCCTCTGATACTGTACGCATCCACGATATTCAAGGTGCAAGTCATACTTCTAAATTAGTTGATGAAACAGTAACAGATGTCCCTGGAATAGTTACATTAGTACTTGGTTCGGGTTCCGGTCGCGGTTTCTATATACAAGATCCAAACCAGGATAACGACGATGCAACATCGGAAGGGATTTTTGTTTTCTTGGGCAATTCCAGTATTCCCAATCCCAATATTGGTCAATCGGTAGCGGTTACGGGAAGGGTAGGTGAATTTCGACCGGGAAACAATACTAGTAATTTGACAACAACTCAAATTTCTGCCAACGGAACGGGTGGTGCTGTTCGAGTTATCGATTCTTTAGGAAAGATTAACCCCACTATTATTGGTGTGGAAGGTCGCATTCCACCCAATACTGCAATTAGCGATGATTTTACAGCAGGCGATCGCGGTAATGTAGAAACAGAGGGTGATTTTGAACCAGCATCAGAAGGAATAGACTTTTATGAAAGTCTCGAGGGTATGTTAGTTCAAATTAACAATCCCGTAGCAATTAGCCCTACTAACGAATTTGGAGAAATTTGGGTACTTCCAGACAACGGTTCTAATGCAACGGGACGCACGATTCGCGGTGGAAGTCTCATTTCATCTAAAGATTTCAATCCCGAACGCATTCAAATAGATGACGCCCCTGCTATATCTGGTAAGTCTCCCGAGGTGAATGTCGGTGCAACGTTAGGCACAATAACAGGTATAGTTGATTATAATTTCAATACCTATGAAGTTTTGCCATTTTCCATAACTGTTAACGCTCCGAGTTCTTTAACTAAAGAAACAACAAATCTTACCCCACAAGGCAACAATCTAACTATTGCAACTTTTAATGTTGAGAACCTTGATACCAAAATAGAAGCTCTCGACAAAGTTAACGCACAGCAACAAAGTAATGTTGATGATGATTTAGGGAGTGGTAAATTTACCGCACTTGCCGATCGCATTGTTAACAACTTGCGTTCTCCTGACATTATTTCTCTAGAGGAAATTCAAGATAACACCGGAGCAGAAATCAATGATGGAGTGGTAGAGGCAGATCGGACTTATGAAGAATTAATTAATGCGATCGCAGTTTCAGGTGGTCCTGTATACGATTATCGCCAAATCAATCCAGTAGAAAGAGAGGATGGAGGTCAACCGGGTGGTAATATTCGAGTTGGTTTTTTGTTTAACCCCAATCGAGTACAATTTGTAGATCGTGCTGGAGGTGGATCGACTACTAACACGACAGTTAACAACATTAACGGTCAACCAGAACTTTCTGTCAGTCCCGGAAGAATCGATCCAACTAACCCCGCTTTCAATGACAGCCGCAAATCTTTGGTAGGCGAGTTTATCTTTCAAGGTCAAAAACTGTTTGTTATTGCCAATCACTGGAATTCTAAAGGTGGAGACCAACCCCTGTATGGTCCAAATCAGCCTCCTGTTTTAACGACAGAAACCCAACGCCGCCAACAAGCACAAGTTATTAATGACTTTGCAGACAAGATTTTGGCAGTAGATCCCAAGGCTAATATAGTGGTTGCAGGCGATTTGAATGATTTTGAGTTTTCTGAACCGCTCAATATTTTAAAAGGAAAGTCAGGTGGTTCGGGTAAGACGGTGTTGAGAAATTTAGTAGAAACAATAAGCGCAAACGAACGATACACTTATAATTTTCAAGGCAATGCTCAAGTTTTAGACCACATCTTAGTTAGCCAAAATCTCTTTAAGAAATTAAAGGGTTATGATGTCGTTCACATCAATTCTGAGTTTGTTGCTCAAGATAGCGACCACGACCCCAGTGTCGCTCAATTTAATTTAAAAGTTAGTAGTTAG